The Lysobacter sp. genome includes a window with the following:
- the fghA gene encoding S-formylglutathione hydrolase, with product MELVEQHACFGGRQEVWRHASPVLDCTMQFAVYLPPQAEQRACPVLYWLSGLTCTEQNFITKAGAQRYAAEHGVIIVAPDTSPRGDDVADAEGYDLGKGAGFYVNATEAPWSRHYRMQDYVARELPALVEAHFPVSGARAISGHSMGGHGALVTALRNPGRYLSVSAFSPIVAPTQVPWGRKALAAYLGEDRETWKPWDACELVATASERLPLLIDQGGGDEFLDSQLQPERLREACEAADHPLDLRIRPGYDHSYYFIASFIGDHFIFHMRQLNLAR from the coding sequence ATGGAGTTAGTGGAGCAACACGCCTGTTTCGGCGGTCGGCAGGAAGTCTGGAGGCATGCGTCTCCGGTGTTGGACTGCACGATGCAGTTCGCGGTCTATCTGCCGCCTCAGGCCGAACAGCGGGCATGTCCGGTGCTGTACTGGCTGTCGGGACTGACCTGCACCGAGCAGAACTTCATCACCAAGGCCGGCGCGCAGCGTTACGCAGCCGAACACGGGGTGATCATCGTCGCGCCGGACACCAGTCCGCGCGGCGACGATGTGGCCGATGCCGAGGGTTACGACCTCGGCAAGGGCGCGGGTTTCTACGTGAATGCCACCGAGGCGCCCTGGTCGCGGCATTACCGGATGCAGGATTACGTGGCGCGCGAATTGCCGGCGCTGGTCGAGGCGCATTTCCCCGTCAGCGGCGCGCGCGCGATCAGCGGCCATTCGATGGGCGGACACGGCGCGCTGGTCACCGCGCTGCGCAATCCGGGGCGTTATCTCAGCGTGTCTGCGTTCTCGCCGATCGTCGCGCCGACGCAGGTGCCATGGGGGCGGAAAGCGCTCGCCGCCTATCTGGGCGAAGACCGCGAGACATGGAAGCCATGGGATGCCTGCGAGCTGGTCGCCACCGCCAGCGAGCGGTTGCCGCTGCTGATCGACCAGGGCGGCGGCGACGAATTCCTCGATTCGCAGCTGCAGCCAGAACGCCTGCGCGAGGCGTGCGAAGCGGCGGATCACCCGCTGGATCTGCGCATCCGTCCGGGTTACGACCACAGCTACTATTTCATCGCCAGTTTCATCGGCGACCATTTCATCTTCCATATGCGGCAGCTGAATCTGGCGCGGTGA
- a CDS encoding DegV family EDD domain-containing protein — MRIGLVVDSACDLPGSFIERNHIEILPITVKIGDAVLADHRNEQATLQFLHSHVASRGAEAETMPFSVNQIRDLFLQKLVIDYDYVFCLTITRTRSPIHDNAMQASFVILNDYRPMRSAAGHQTPFSLRVIDTQSLFAGQAVTAVEAVRMIQADEGVAKIRARLENIAINTYAYMVPRDLLYLRSRAKTKGDKSVGLLSATLGTAMDIKPVLSCNRGETRPVAKIRGYDTAVRKLFAFAVERVRAGLMTPAMCLSFGGELEEMRTMPGYASLIDICRESGIEVFESVMSLTGMVNVGKGAVAIGFASEPHTFKE; from the coding sequence ATGCGCATTGGTCTGGTCGTCGACTCAGCATGCGATCTGCCAGGGAGCTTCATCGAACGGAATCACATCGAAATCCTCCCGATCACGGTCAAGATCGGGGACGCGGTGCTCGCCGACCACCGCAATGAACAAGCCACGCTCCAATTCCTCCATTCGCACGTCGCCAGTCGGGGCGCCGAAGCGGAGACGATGCCGTTCTCGGTCAACCAGATCCGCGATCTGTTCCTGCAGAAACTGGTGATCGATTACGACTACGTGTTCTGCCTCACCATCACCCGGACCCGCAGCCCGATCCACGACAACGCCATGCAGGCGAGCTTCGTGATCCTCAACGATTACCGGCCGATGCGTTCCGCCGCCGGTCACCAGACACCGTTCTCGCTGCGCGTGATCGATACGCAATCGTTGTTCGCCGGGCAGGCCGTGACGGCGGTGGAAGCCGTGCGCATGATCCAGGCGGACGAAGGCGTGGCCAAGATCCGCGCCCGGCTGGAGAACATCGCGATCAACACCTATGCCTACATGGTGCCGCGCGACCTGCTCTACCTGCGCTCGCGCGCCAAGACCAAGGGCGACAAAAGCGTCGGCCTGCTCAGCGCGACGCTGGGCACCGCGATGGACATCAAGCCGGTGCTGTCCTGCAATCGCGGCGAGACCCGACCGGTAGCGAAGATCCGCGGCTACGACACCGCGGTCCGCAAGCTGTTCGCGTTCGCGGTCGAGCGCGTGCGCGCGGGCCTGATGACCCCCGCGATGTGCCTGAGCTTCGGCGGCGAACTCGAGGAGATGCGGACGATGCCGGGTTACGCCTCGTTGATCGATATCTGCCGCGAGTCCGGCATCGAGGTGTTCGAGAGCGTGATGAGCCTGACCGGCATGGTCAACGTCGGCAAGGGTGCGGTGGCGATCGGCTTCGCGTCGGAGCCGCACACCTTCAAGGAATGA
- the gfa gene encoding S-(hydroxymethyl)glutathione synthase, producing MSQFSIHPNIDAGVRPGSDDFKGGTLHCRCANDRVEVTIDAQTAHNHACGCTKCWKPAGALFSLVAVVARDKLGVSAHGEKLGIVDEKAAIQRHACKDCGVHMFGRIENTGHPFYGLDFVHTELSDQSGWSAPGFAAFVSSIIESGADPAQMGDVRARLKSLGLEPYDCLSPPLMDAIATHVAKASGVLKA from the coding sequence ATGAGCCAGTTCTCGATCCACCCCAACATCGATGCCGGCGTCCGGCCGGGTTCGGACGATTTCAAGGGCGGCACCCTGCATTGCCGCTGCGCGAACGATCGCGTCGAAGTGACGATCGACGCGCAGACCGCGCACAACCACGCCTGCGGCTGCACCAAATGCTGGAAGCCTGCCGGCGCGCTGTTCTCGCTGGTCGCGGTGGTCGCGCGCGACAAACTCGGCGTATCCGCGCACGGCGAAAAATTGGGGATCGTCGATGAGAAGGCCGCCATCCAGCGTCATGCCTGCAAGGATTGCGGCGTGCATATGTTCGGTCGGATCGAAAACACCGGGCATCCGTTCTACGGTCTGGATTTCGTGCACACCGAACTGTCGGACCAGTCCGGCTGGTCCGCGCCCGGCTTCGCGGCGTTCGTATCGTCGATCATCGAATCCGGCGCCGATCCGGCGCAGATGGGCGATGTCCGCGCACGGCTGAAATCGCTGGGCCTGGAGCCCTACGACTGCCTGTCGCCGCCGCTCATGGATGCCATCGCCACGCACGTGGCGAAAGCCAGCGGCGTCCTGAAAGCTTAA
- a CDS encoding ATP-binding protein, producing the protein MSLPMLLSWSGGKDAAWALHALRRNGDVEVTGLFTTLTEGYDRVSMQGIRRDILHAQADACGLPVIEAWIPQRASNDLYRAAFADALLRARERWPDLRDIAFGDLFLQDIRAYREALCAELDWNPHFPIFDPTPGYTTALAREMIAAGLRAQLVCVDTEQLDAGFSGLDFDAGLLRELSESCDPCGENGEFHTLVHAGPMFSAPLKVTKGEMVLRDDRFAYTDFFL; encoded by the coding sequence ATGAGTCTGCCGATGCTGCTGTCGTGGAGCGGCGGCAAGGATGCGGCGTGGGCCCTGCATGCCCTGCGCCGGAACGGCGATGTCGAAGTGACGGGTCTGTTCACCACGCTCACCGAAGGCTACGACCGCGTTTCGATGCAGGGCATCCGTCGCGACATCCTGCATGCGCAGGCCGACGCCTGCGGTCTGCCGGTGATCGAAGCATGGATCCCGCAGCGTGCGAGCAACGATCTCTACCGCGCCGCCTTCGCCGATGCGTTGCTGCGCGCGCGCGAACGCTGGCCGGACCTGCGCGACATCGCGTTCGGCGATCTGTTCCTGCAGGACATCCGCGCGTATCGCGAAGCGCTGTGCGCGGAACTCGACTGGAACCCGCATTTCCCGATCTTCGATCCGACGCCGGGCTACACCACTGCATTGGCGCGCGAGATGATCGCCGCCGGTCTGCGCGCGCAATTGGTCTGCGTGGATACCGAACAGCTCGATGCCGGTTTCAGCGGCCTCGACTTCGACGCAGGGCTGCTGCGCGAGTTGTCGGAAAGTTGCGATCCCTGCGGCGAGAACGGCGAATTCCACACGCTGGTGCATGCAGGGCCGATGTTTTCGGCACCGCTCAAGGTGACGAAAGGCGAGATGGTGTTGCGCGACGACCGCTTCGCCTACACCGATTTCTTCCTGTAG